In Fusarium oxysporum f. sp. lycopersici 4287 chromosome 4, whole genome shotgun sequence, a genomic segment contains:
- a CDS encoding hypothetical protein (At least one base has a quality score < 10) → MIYTKMISRASGALLLALLPVVIAHGGGESMDMDMGMGHDGNTTTQPPKDEDYPDTYFAHTEHIGVICTHVALMVLSWVFILPIAVMFSLANSRFTLPAQFVFLATNALGVLIGVIYNAQTPDLYPNNAHHKIGWIVTWVVCAQVLVSAVGCIAGALKGKGKTSSNERHAFLPVATREADYSSHNGYHNDSPYRMSNDSGRGTEPNTPSLRSDSASTLNGMESPVNNPRKEYEDDDGDLEELSLASPEPQGTFARHASKIAASRVWKYLNLGRCIVDRIILPFGFIALATGVVTFGRFFEGGGIFNGLAHWIKGGVFFWLGIFTLGRWTGSFGELGWAWNVRPRKNSQKWRPSAEFVESFLIFFYGATNIFMEHLGGWGGDWTAQDMEHISITVLFIGGGLCGMLIESTRIRDLLNTTVDEVQPKSPYTVEEANESEAPDTYEFSLNPIPALVIMLLGLMMSSHTQHTMMSSMVHKQWGDLLLGASLARGLTYLIMYLKPPKSIFPSRPPTELLAAFGLIAGGIIFMASVCQPPLQKDSKS, encoded by the exons ATGATCTATACAAAAATGATATCGCGCGCATCCGGCGCATTGCTTCTGGCGCTTTTACCTGTGGTAATTGCGCATGGTGGTGGTGAAAGTatggacatggacatggGAATGGGCCATGACGGCAACACAACGACACAACCGCCCAAAGACGAGGACTATCCCGATACATACTTTGCGCATACTGAACATATTGGAGTTATATGCACACATGTTGCATTAATGGTTCTTTCTTGGGTATTTATTCTACCAATTG CCGTCATGTTCTCACTGGCAAACTCTCGCTTTACACTACCGGCGCAATTTGTTTTCCTAGCTACAAATGCTCTTGGAGTCTTGATCGGCGTGATATATAATGCGCAGACCCCAGACTTGTATCCAAACAATGCGCACCACAAGATTGGCTGGATTGTGACCTGGGTCGTTTGCGCCCAGGTCCTTGTAAGTGCCGTGGGCTGTATCGCGGGAGCTCtcaagggcaaaggaaagACGTCGAGTAACGAGAGACATGCTTTTCTACCTGTCGCGACACGAGAGGCCGACTACTCTTCGCACAATGGCTACCACAATGACAGCCCCTACCGAATGTCCAACGACAGTGGACGAGGAACCGAACCAAACACGCCATCGCTTCGAAGCGACTCGGCATCCACTCTCAATGGCATGGAGTCGCCTGTCAACAACCCCAGGAAGGAGtacgaggacgatgatggtgacCTGGAGGAATTGTCACTAGCCTCTCCTGAACCTCAGGGAACCTTTGCTCGCCACGCCTCCAAGATCGCTGCGTCGCGAGTATGGAAGTATCTCAACCTCGGCCGTTGCATAGTCGATCGCATTATCCTTCCTTTCGGCTTCATTGCGCTCGCGACTGGTGTTGTCACCTTTGGCCGTTTCTTT GAGGGAGGCGGAATCTTCAATGGATTGGCGCATTGGATCAAGGGCGGTGTTTTCTTCTGGCTAGGTATCTTCACCCTCGGTCGCTGGACTGGCAGCTTTGGAGAGCTTGGCTGGGCATGGAATGTTCGACCAAGGAAGAACTCCCAGAAGTGGCGCCCTTCCGCTGAGTTCGtcgagagcttcttgatcttcttctatGGCGCTACCAATATCTTCATGGAGCACCTCGGCGGTTGGGGAGGAGACTGGACCGCCCAGGACATGGAGCACATCTCCATCACAGTTCTGTTCATTGGAGGAGGCTTG TGCGGTATGCTCATCGAGTCGACACGTATTCgcgatcttctcaacacaaCCGTGGACGAAGTTCAACCCAAGAGCCCTTACACGGTCGAAGAAGCAAACGAATCCGAAGCTCCCGACACATACGAGTTCTCGCTCAACCCCATACCAGCTCTGGTCATCATGCTGCTTGGACTCATGATGAGCTCCCACACACAGCATACCATGATGTCTAGCATGGTTCACAAGCAGTGGGGTGACCTCCTTCTAGGGGCTTCCCTTGCTCGAGGGTTGACCTACCTCATCATGTACCTGAAGCCACCCAAGTCCATTTTCCCATCACGACCCCCGACGGAACTCCTGGCTGCTTTTGGATTGATCGCTGGAGGTATCATCTTCATGGCTAGTGTATGTCAACCGCCCTTGCAAAAAGATTCGAAAAGCTAA
- a CDS encoding DNA repair protein rhp54, which translates to MGAASPLVATPLAGKDKTLGKRMPTPSSIDRLHKPFKCPGVAGRSTAVDRPSRKRRKVDYGGADGEADNDKPYSNDDRLALATRDINRFPVFQAKDKGLVFRKAFSVPLKNKDSAAYNPNRAPPTLGLRQGAVFIAKPLHDPSGEFAIVLHDPTVDDKPRDVPKAIEPAKTETADGKLDAPLVHKSLAEILGIKKKVDGEHPRVPVVIDPKLAKILRPHQVEGVKFMYRCVTGLIDEKANGCIMADEMGLGKTLQCISLMWTLLKQSPDAGKPTIQKAIVVCPASLVKNWANELVKWLGPNAINPFAIDGKASKEELTRQLRQWAIASGRAVTRPVIIVSYETLRLNVEELKHTKIGLLFCDEGHRLKNSDSNTFNALNSLNVSRRVILTGTPIQNDLTEYFSLTSFANPDLLGTRLEFRKRYEIPILRGRDADASEEDRKKGDECTAALLNVVNKFLIRRTNDILSKYLPVKYEHVVFCNLAPFQFDLYNYFIKSPDIQALLRGKGSQPLKAINILKKLCNHPDLLNMADDLPGSEQCFPDDYVPKESRGRDREIKSWYSGKMAVLDRMLARIRQDTNDKIVLISNYTSTLDLFERMCRSRQYGCLRLDGTMNVNKRQKLVDRFNDPEGDEFVFLLSSKAGGCGINLIGANRLVLFDPDWNPAADQQALARVWRDGQKKDCFVYRFIATGTIEEKIFQRQSHKQSLSSCVVDSAEDVERHFSLDSLRELFQYRPDTKSDTHETFKCKRCKPDGKQYIKAPAMLYGDTSTWNHFVNEGLKPIQDLLLRQECGESEVSAVFQYISH; encoded by the exons ATGGGAGCAGC GTCCCCTCTCGTCGCGACGCCACTTGCTGGCAAGGACAAAACTCTAGGCAAGCGGATGCCAACGCCCTCTTCAATTGACCGTCTTCACAAACCATTCAAATGCCCTGGTGTCGCTGGAAGAAGTACGGCTGTTGATCGACCGTCCCGCAAGCGAAGAAAGGTTGATTATGGTGGTGCCGACGGCGAAGCAGATAATGATAAACCATACTCCAACGATGACAGGCTTGCGCTTGCCACTCGAGATATCAACCGTTTCCCCGTTTTCCAGGCCAAAGATAAAGGTCTTGTTTTCCGCAAGGCCTTTTCTGTGCcattgaagaacaaggacagcGCTGCATACAATCCCAATCGTGCCCCTCCTACTCTGGGTCTACGGCAAGGTGCAGTCTTCATTGCGAAGCCTCTACATGACCCCAGTGGCGAATTCGCAATTGTTCTTCATGACCCGACTGTCGACGACAAACCAAGAGATGTCCCCAAGGCAATTGAGCCCGCCAAGACAGAGACTGCTGATGGGAAACTTGACGCTCCACTTGTACATAAGAGTCTTGCTGAGATTCTCGGAATCAAGAAAAAGGTGGATGGCGAACACCCTCGCGTTCCAGTCGTAATTGACCCGAAGCTGGCCAAGATCCTTCGTCCCCATCAGGTCGAAGGTGTCAAATTTATGTATCGATGTGTTACTGGCctgattgatgagaaggccAATGGCTGCATTATGGCCGACGAGATGGGTCTGGGAAAGACTCTTCAGTGCATCTCTCTGATGTGGACACTACTCAAGCAATCCCCCGATGCTGGAAAGCCGACAATTCAGAAAGCAATCGTTGTCTGTCCTGCCAGTTTGGTCAAGAATTGGGCCAACGAGTTGGTGAAGTGGCTTGGTCCTAATGCCATCAACCCATTCGCCATCGATGGAAAGGCGTCTAAAGAAGAACTGACGCGTCAGCTTCGACAGTGGGCAATTGCTAGTGGTCGGGCCGTCACCAGGCCAGTCATCATTGTTTCCTACGAAACTCTGCGATTGAACGTGGAGGAACTGAAGCACACAAAGATCGGCCTGCTTTTCTGTGATGAGGGCCATCGTCTCAAGAATAGCGACAGCAATACCTTCAATGCTCTCAACAGTCTCAATGTTTCGCGGCGTGTCATTCTTACAGGCACACCCATCCAGAATGATCTCACGGAGTATTTCTCGCTCACAAGTTTTGCAAACCCCGATCTGCTCGGCACACGGCTGGAGTTTCGCAAACGCTACGAAATCCCAATTCTACGAGGCCGAGATGCTGATGCGTCAGAGGAAGATCGAAAGAAGGGCGATGAGTGCACTGCGGCATTGCTCAATGTTGTCAACAAGTTCCTGATTCGCCGTACTAACGACATCCTTTCCAAGTACTTGCCTGTCAAGTACGAGCACGTTGTGTTCTGTAATCTTGCACCCTTCCAGTTTGACCTCTACAACTACTTCATCAAGAGTCCTGACATTCAGGCTCTCCTGAGAGGCAAGGGAAGTCAACCTTTGAAAGCCAtcaacattctcaagaagctttgtAACCATCCTGATCTTTTGAACATGGCGGATGATCTGCCGGGCTCAGAGCAGTGCTTCCCAGACGACTATGTACCCAAGGAATCCCGTGGTCGAGATCGCGAGATCAAGTCCTGGTATTCAGGCAAAATGGCAGTGTTGGATCGCATGCTGGCTCGCATCCGCCAAGACACAAACGACAAGATTGTGTTGATTAGCAACTATACTTCGACACTGGATCTTTTTGAACGAATGTGCCGCTCTCGTCAGTATGGATGTTTGCGACTCGATGGAACCATGAACGTCAACAAGCGTCAGAAGCTTGTCGATCGATTCAACGACCCTGAAGGTGACGAATTCGTCTTCCTACTGAGCAGCAAGGCTGGTGGATGTGGTATCAACCTTATCGGCGCGAACCGCCTAGTGCTATTCGACCCCGATTGGAACCCGGCTGCTGACCAACAGGCGCTTGCTCGAGTGTGGCGCGATGGACAAAAGAAAGACTGTTTCGTGTACCGCTTCATCGCAACGGGCACTATCGAGGAGAAGATCTTCCAGCGCCAGTCTCACAAACAAAGTTTGTCTTCTTGCGTTGTGGACTCGGCGGAAGATGTTGAACGGCATTTCTCGCTCGACAGTCTCCGTGAGCTTTTCCAGTACCGGCCAGATACCAAGAGTGACACTCATGAGACGTTCAAGTGCAAGCGGTGTAAGCCTGATGGCAAGCAGTATATCAAGGCGCCGGCCATGCTGTATGGTGATACCAGCACATGGAATCATTTTGTCAACGAGGGACTGAAACCCATCCAGGACTTGCTCTTGAGGCAAGAATGTGGAGAGTCCGAGGTTTCTGCCGTGTTCCAGTACATTTCTCACTAA